In one Myxococcus xanthus genomic region, the following are encoded:
- the pbpC gene encoding penicillin-binding protein 1C, translating into MSRARRITRKLLPVGLGLLGLTVAAYVAAWRVPLPARLFAPASVVMEYRDGTPAHVFLAPDERWRIPTQLERVDPDYVQALLALEDKRFFHHPGVDPLAVLRAATRNLATGRRVSGASTLTMQLVRVLEPRPRTFTSKVIESFRAMQLEVRLSKQEVLAAYLQFVPYGRNVEGVEAAALAYFGHTAANLSPAEIATLLAVPQNPNRRFPTAQNTARLKSARDGVARRLLDVEALPRGPEAARVSAETVLREVRDTPVPTDLKPFPREAPHVAVWLRTQRPANARLHTTLDAGTQRMVERLMRDAAVGLAPRGIYNGTAVVVDRQQAEVLALVGNFDFFDQKHGGQIIGFATPRSPGSALKPLLYAMGIDLGMVGPEQLVADVPTAYGGYAPRNFDGRFQGLVRLEYALSQSLNMPFVRLLERVGVERFLGALQAAGVTSLVQEPGYYGLSAAVGGIELTPLELAGVYVALAGDGRAPPLRLLLDEKAAAPVEVLSPGAAWLTRQALSLRDRPDFPARRRLTGMPARVHWKTGTSFGHRDAWAAGSGPRHTAVVWLGNFNHRPSVHLVGADAAGPVLFDILEGVGPRGLNLPDESVNPPDDLAVVEVCAYSGHLPTDACVQRKHVYARRSAVPTARCPYHQHVEVDVATGLSVGPMCRTGRKTEPRVYVTWPATIRRWLEEQHRRLPEPPAAAPGCEPGGARAAPSIVSPAPGHVAVLIPGVPASQQEVPLEAEASHERALTWFVDGALLGTARADERVWWTPSVGSHEILVTDDRGLSAKRTLEVRMRP; encoded by the coding sequence ATGAGCCGTGCCCGTCGAATCACCCGGAAGCTCTTGCCCGTCGGCCTGGGGTTGCTAGGCCTCACCGTGGCCGCGTATGTGGCCGCCTGGCGCGTACCCCTGCCGGCCCGTCTCTTCGCGCCCGCATCGGTGGTGATGGAGTACCGGGACGGCACGCCGGCCCACGTCTTCCTGGCCCCGGACGAGCGCTGGCGCATCCCCACGCAACTGGAGCGCGTGGACCCGGACTATGTCCAGGCCCTGCTGGCCCTGGAGGACAAGCGCTTCTTCCACCACCCGGGCGTGGACCCGCTGGCGGTGCTGCGCGCGGCGACACGCAACCTGGCCACGGGGCGGCGAGTGTCCGGTGCCTCGACTTTGACGATGCAGTTGGTCCGCGTGTTGGAGCCGCGGCCTCGCACCTTCACGTCGAAAGTCATCGAGTCCTTCCGGGCGATGCAGTTGGAGGTGCGGCTGTCCAAGCAGGAGGTGCTCGCGGCCTATCTCCAGTTCGTCCCGTACGGGCGCAACGTCGAAGGCGTGGAGGCGGCCGCGCTGGCGTACTTCGGCCACACGGCGGCGAACCTGAGCCCCGCGGAGATTGCCACGCTGCTGGCGGTGCCGCAGAACCCGAACCGGCGCTTCCCCACGGCGCAGAACACGGCCCGGTTGAAGTCGGCGCGGGACGGCGTGGCGCGAAGGCTGCTGGACGTGGAGGCGCTTCCCCGAGGGCCCGAGGCGGCCCGCGTGTCGGCGGAGACGGTGCTGCGTGAGGTGCGCGACACGCCTGTGCCCACCGACCTGAAGCCCTTTCCCCGTGAGGCGCCACACGTGGCGGTGTGGCTGCGCACGCAGCGGCCGGCGAATGCCCGGCTGCACACCACGCTGGATGCAGGCACGCAGCGGATGGTGGAGCGGTTGATGCGGGACGCGGCGGTGGGGCTGGCGCCGCGAGGCATCTACAACGGGACGGCGGTGGTGGTGGACCGGCAGCAGGCGGAGGTGCTCGCGCTGGTGGGCAACTTCGACTTCTTCGACCAGAAGCACGGCGGGCAGATTATCGGCTTCGCCACGCCGCGCTCGCCGGGCTCGGCGCTCAAGCCCCTGCTGTATGCCATGGGCATCGACCTGGGAATGGTGGGACCGGAGCAGTTGGTGGCGGACGTGCCCACGGCCTACGGCGGCTATGCGCCGCGCAACTTCGACGGCCGCTTCCAAGGTCTGGTGCGCCTGGAGTACGCGCTGTCCCAGTCGCTCAACATGCCCTTCGTGCGGCTCTTGGAGCGCGTGGGGGTGGAGCGCTTCCTGGGCGCCCTGCAAGCGGCGGGAGTCACGAGCCTGGTGCAGGAGCCCGGGTACTACGGCCTGTCCGCGGCGGTGGGCGGCATCGAGCTGACGCCGCTGGAGCTCGCGGGCGTCTACGTCGCGCTGGCGGGGGATGGACGCGCGCCGCCGCTGCGGCTCCTGTTGGACGAGAAGGCGGCCGCGCCGGTGGAGGTGCTGTCCCCGGGCGCGGCCTGGCTGACGCGCCAGGCGCTGTCGCTGAGAGACCGGCCCGATTTCCCGGCACGCCGTCGGCTGACGGGCATGCCGGCGCGCGTGCACTGGAAGACAGGGACCAGCTTCGGCCACCGCGACGCGTGGGCGGCGGGCTCGGGGCCCCGGCACACGGCGGTCGTCTGGCTGGGGAATTTCAATCACAGGCCCAGCGTGCACCTGGTGGGCGCTGACGCGGCGGGGCCGGTGCTGTTCGACATCCTGGAGGGCGTGGGCCCGCGCGGCCTCAACCTGCCGGATGAGAGCGTGAATCCGCCCGATGACCTGGCCGTGGTGGAGGTCTGCGCCTATTCGGGCCACCTGCCGACGGACGCCTGCGTGCAGCGCAAGCACGTCTACGCGCGGCGCTCGGCGGTGCCCACCGCGCGCTGCCCGTACCACCAGCACGTGGAGGTGGACGTGGCCACGGGGCTGTCGGTGGGGCCCATGTGCCGGACGGGGCGGAAGACGGAGCCGCGGGTGTATGTGACCTGGCCGGCCACCATCCGCCGCTGGCTGGAGGAGCAGCACCGGCGCCTGCCGGAGCCGCCCGCCGCCGCGCCTGGCTGCGAGCCCGGAGGGGCGCGCGCGGCCCCGTCCATTGTCTCCCCCGCGCCGGGACATGTGGCCGTGCTGATTCCCGGTGTCCCGGCCTCGCAACAGGAGGTGCCGCTGGAGGCGGAGGCCTCACACGAGCGGGCACTGACGTGGTTCGTGGACGGGGCCCTGCTGGGGACGGCGCGCGCCGATGAGCGCGTGTGGTGGACGCCGTCCGTGGGCTCCCACGAGATTCTCGTCACCGATGACCGGGGACTGAGCGCGAAGCGGACGCTGGAGGTCCGCATGCGACCCTGA
- a CDS encoding alpha-2-macroglobulin family protein has product MGSQSVVTQRPSWAKRSRWLLAAMLVSATLAGCKKEQESTEPPAPQPQAPVAAQPADSGTAVAQAPTPPAPELLTPVVRAVSTSDVLPQDIVIEFPREVRPNDGSVLKDTVVTITPEVPGSLSWSSPSTLTFKPSGAGFAFDTKYAVSLASVGLDSGVVKPAAVGDWSHTFTTPPFQFVRMVPRQLDTVKGRVEVEVVFSGPVDIAAVRSRAGFRVGGQAVGDVKWRTLPTTRNVVSAQLTSGLLKQGRTVDFSLQAGLPAASQAKATAPAARSAFELRAGKRMDITRASVEQGTTGFYIEVSCRDVDGAEPPSPRETEGYDPYYWDHRNKGCTLDDGVAAEAIHLTPAVKVSVAPSRRGFRIFGDFKRGSYALRIDAGTSSVGGGMLLATYEEAFAVPARSPQLSFATSGRYLPRSAWRNLPLQHLNLDSVELTVRNVPPENLVFWMSDDYRERADERTSNVVAKRTLALKSQPDTLATTYVDVASLVPANTKGLVEITARQSHHAAASRILLTNLSLVAKRGEAAPGSSGAGEVWVWALGIESTDPLSGVEVSLVKKSGESVARCTTVAADGCRLQVPAPGVDDSAPFALIARDGEELTYLKYSELKTEIANADVHGEPYRSEKAYRASVWSDRGVYRPGDTAHIAAVLRGQDDKAPPAGMPVELVVVDPRERELKKVSLKTNEAGLVPLDLPFDSFQDTGSYRVVLNVADREVAIYSVSVEEFVPERMKVEARTEQAGYLQGDEVPVGVEAAYLFGGSAEGSPVELTCRLIPSAFKPKENAQYAYGLWRQDGREPRPVTLGQVQGTLDAKGQAVLRCPAQGAMGALRGAGALSALASVFESGSGRSTLGSVTVPVHPEAYYVGLQGSTGKVKAGKPFTVKGVVVDWDGKLLAASDKTPKTVDVEFLRLEEEYGSFYDENEGYERYQRYLRPVREGRSTVAVKDGRFSLDVTPGADSAGYIVRVRSGGAQTDLELEGEGRYYWWGEGSRVDQTPRPLKPTSLELALPAKGRVGQAITVKVKSPYKGRMLFTAETDRVLASHWVAVEPGEVTWSFTPSAFAPNVYVSAFLVKDPHLESAEAFMPDRAFGVGSVTLEPVEYTQSVTMNVPKEVRSNDTLTVDLELGPQEGPTFATIAVVDEGILSLTRFQSPDPQKQLFTRRALGVETYETLGWTLLVPPGGASRSTGGDGEGGADGRVQPVKPVALWSGLLPVPANGKLRVPFKLPQYRGAVRVMAVTAGPQRIGRASAQVLVRDPLVLQTTLPRFLAQHDEIQVPVFVTNLSGKAQDVKVTLNAESLPVPGLVMPAAATSPLQLLGKSEGTARVADGKSHTFVFQARAVQAVGAARLSVTVEGGGYTSSESLDVPLSPAGPRERLVQQIELAQGTTDVSQYLQGWVPTTERSTLWVTANPYARSLQHLAYLARYPYGCVEQTTSATRPLLYVSELVNDVDPTLTQGGTVGDMVLSGINRILAMQTPSGGFGYWPGATEPVGWGSAYAAHMLLDAQKLKYPVPQDRLNDALTWMSTELNKLESRQGRDDMYTDSAEAYMHYVLSVAGKGRKARVQKMVDALSERAKQKALTGEEQERDYMLKASLWLAGDRRYEKELRNPDLSPVTEERKNDWSFYSDRRRRGFMLSTYQDLFGKDAAGEPLARMVAESLQAHSSGWYTTQELVWGITGLGKRLQGTSTQFSAPVLKADGKVMTPVQDKTVRSSDRTWSLARASERQGLQLEVTSKDEGRLYLVLSSEGVRSDSKPRTGGEGLALTRTWRKLDGTVLAMGQAPVALADLVYVELEIRNTTGERVQNIALVDRLPAGWEIENARLGRGGSTDWVDPASLWSADYVNIRDDRMEVFGSLGPRESKKVVYAVRAVTAGSFTLPSAEAEAMYDPRLWAREPGRTIQVSGPWKDNLL; this is encoded by the coding sequence ATGGGTTCGCAGTCCGTCGTCACGCAGCGGCCATCGTGGGCGAAACGCTCGCGCTGGCTCCTCGCGGCCATGTTGGTGAGCGCCACGCTCGCAGGCTGCAAGAAGGAACAGGAGTCCACCGAGCCACCCGCGCCGCAGCCCCAGGCGCCCGTCGCCGCGCAGCCGGCGGACTCGGGGACGGCCGTGGCGCAGGCGCCGACGCCCCCCGCGCCCGAGCTGCTGACGCCCGTCGTCCGCGCGGTCTCCACCAGCGACGTGCTGCCGCAGGACATCGTCATCGAGTTCCCGCGGGAGGTGCGCCCCAACGATGGCTCGGTGTTGAAGGACACCGTCGTGACCATCACTCCGGAGGTGCCGGGCAGCCTCTCCTGGTCCTCCCCGTCCACGCTGACCTTCAAGCCGTCGGGCGCGGGCTTCGCCTTCGACACGAAGTACGCCGTCTCGCTGGCGTCGGTCGGGCTGGATTCGGGCGTGGTGAAGCCGGCCGCGGTAGGGGACTGGTCGCACACGTTCACCACGCCGCCCTTCCAGTTCGTCCGGATGGTGCCGCGTCAGCTCGACACGGTGAAGGGCCGCGTGGAGGTGGAGGTCGTCTTCTCCGGTCCCGTGGACATCGCCGCGGTGCGCTCGCGGGCGGGCTTCCGGGTGGGTGGGCAGGCTGTGGGTGACGTGAAGTGGCGCACCCTGCCCACCACGCGCAACGTCGTCAGCGCACAGCTGACCAGCGGGCTGCTCAAGCAGGGCCGCACGGTCGACTTCAGCCTCCAGGCGGGACTGCCCGCCGCGTCGCAGGCGAAGGCGACGGCCCCCGCCGCGCGCAGCGCGTTCGAGCTCCGCGCCGGCAAGCGCATGGACATCACCCGCGCCTCGGTGGAGCAGGGCACCACGGGCTTCTACATCGAGGTGAGCTGCCGGGACGTGGACGGCGCCGAGCCGCCCTCCCCGCGCGAGACGGAAGGGTATGACCCGTACTACTGGGACCACCGCAACAAGGGCTGCACGCTGGATGACGGCGTCGCCGCGGAGGCCATCCACCTGACGCCCGCCGTCAAGGTCTCCGTCGCGCCGTCCCGCCGCGGCTTCCGCATCTTCGGTGACTTCAAGCGCGGCTCCTACGCGCTGCGCATCGACGCGGGCACGTCCTCGGTGGGCGGCGGCATGCTGCTGGCCACCTACGAGGAGGCCTTCGCCGTCCCCGCGCGCTCGCCGCAGCTGTCCTTCGCCACCTCCGGCCGCTACCTGCCGCGCAGCGCGTGGCGCAACCTGCCGTTGCAGCACCTCAACCTGGACTCGGTGGAGCTCACCGTCCGCAACGTGCCGCCGGAGAACCTCGTCTTCTGGATGAGCGACGACTACCGCGAGCGCGCGGACGAGCGCACCTCCAACGTGGTGGCGAAGCGGACGCTGGCGCTCAAGTCGCAGCCGGATACGCTGGCGACCACCTACGTGGACGTGGCCAGCCTGGTGCCGGCGAACACGAAGGGCCTGGTGGAAATCACCGCGAGGCAGAGTCACCACGCGGCGGCCAGCCGCATCCTCCTCACCAACCTGAGCCTGGTGGCCAAGCGCGGTGAGGCCGCGCCGGGCTCCAGCGGCGCCGGTGAAGTCTGGGTGTGGGCGCTGGGCATCGAGAGCACCGATCCGCTGTCGGGCGTGGAGGTCTCCCTGGTGAAGAAGAGCGGCGAGTCGGTGGCCCGCTGCACCACGGTGGCGGCGGATGGCTGCCGGCTCCAGGTGCCCGCGCCCGGCGTCGACGACAGCGCGCCCTTCGCGCTCATCGCCCGTGACGGCGAGGAGCTGACGTACCTCAAGTACAGCGAGCTGAAGACGGAGATTGCCAACGCGGACGTGCATGGCGAGCCCTACCGTTCGGAGAAGGCCTACCGCGCGTCGGTGTGGTCGGACCGGGGCGTGTACCGCCCGGGCGACACGGCCCACATCGCCGCGGTGCTGCGGGGCCAGGATGACAAGGCGCCGCCGGCGGGCATGCCCGTGGAGTTGGTGGTGGTGGACCCGCGTGAGCGCGAGCTGAAGAAGGTGTCGCTGAAGACGAACGAGGCGGGCCTGGTGCCGCTGGACCTGCCCTTCGACTCATTCCAGGACACGGGCAGCTACCGCGTGGTGCTGAACGTGGCGGACCGCGAAGTGGCAATCTACTCCGTTAGCGTGGAGGAGTTCGTCCCGGAGCGCATGAAGGTGGAGGCGCGCACGGAGCAGGCCGGCTACCTCCAGGGTGACGAAGTCCCGGTGGGCGTGGAGGCCGCGTACCTCTTCGGCGGCTCGGCGGAGGGCAGCCCGGTGGAGCTGACGTGCCGGCTGATTCCGTCCGCCTTCAAGCCGAAGGAGAACGCGCAGTACGCCTACGGGCTGTGGCGCCAGGACGGCCGCGAGCCCCGCCCCGTCACGCTGGGCCAGGTGCAGGGCACGCTGGACGCGAAGGGACAGGCCGTCCTTCGTTGCCCGGCCCAGGGCGCCATGGGGGCCCTGCGGGGCGCCGGGGCGCTGAGCGCGCTGGCCAGCGTCTTCGAGTCGGGCAGCGGCCGTTCCACCCTGGGCAGCGTGACGGTGCCGGTGCACCCGGAGGCGTACTACGTGGGCCTCCAGGGCAGCACGGGCAAGGTGAAGGCCGGCAAGCCCTTCACGGTGAAGGGCGTGGTGGTGGATTGGGACGGCAAGCTGCTGGCCGCCTCGGACAAGACGCCCAAGACGGTGGACGTGGAGTTCCTGCGCCTGGAGGAGGAGTACGGCTCCTTCTATGACGAGAACGAGGGCTACGAGCGTTACCAGCGCTACCTGCGCCCGGTGCGTGAGGGCCGCTCCACGGTGGCGGTGAAGGATGGCCGCTTCTCGCTGGACGTGACGCCGGGCGCGGACTCCGCGGGCTACATCGTGCGCGTGCGCTCGGGTGGGGCCCAGACGGACCTGGAGCTGGAAGGGGAGGGCCGCTACTACTGGTGGGGGGAAGGCTCGCGCGTGGACCAGACGCCGCGCCCGCTCAAGCCCACCTCGCTGGAACTGGCGCTGCCGGCGAAGGGGCGCGTGGGACAGGCCATCACCGTGAAGGTGAAGTCGCCCTACAAGGGGCGCATGCTCTTCACCGCGGAGACGGACCGCGTGCTCGCCTCCCACTGGGTGGCGGTGGAGCCCGGCGAGGTGACGTGGAGCTTCACGCCGTCCGCCTTCGCGCCCAACGTGTACGTGAGCGCCTTCCTGGTGAAGGACCCGCACCTGGAGTCCGCCGAGGCCTTCATGCCGGACCGCGCCTTCGGCGTGGGCAGCGTCACGCTGGAGCCGGTGGAGTACACGCAGTCGGTGACGATGAACGTGCCCAAGGAGGTTCGCTCCAACGACACCCTCACGGTGGACCTGGAGCTGGGCCCGCAGGAAGGCCCCACCTTCGCCACCATCGCGGTGGTGGACGAGGGCATCCTCTCCCTCACGCGCTTCCAGAGCCCGGACCCGCAGAAGCAGCTCTTCACCCGGCGGGCGCTGGGGGTGGAGACCTACGAGACGCTGGGCTGGACGCTGCTGGTGCCGCCGGGCGGCGCGTCCCGCTCCACGGGTGGTGACGGCGAGGGCGGCGCGGATGGCCGTGTGCAGCCCGTCAAGCCGGTGGCGCTGTGGAGCGGCCTGCTGCCGGTGCCGGCCAACGGCAAGCTGCGCGTGCCCTTCAAGCTGCCCCAGTACCGCGGCGCGGTGCGGGTGATGGCGGTGACGGCGGGCCCGCAGCGCATTGGCCGCGCCAGCGCGCAGGTGTTGGTGCGCGATCCGCTGGTGCTCCAGACGACGTTGCCTCGCTTCCTCGCGCAGCACGACGAAATCCAGGTGCCCGTCTTCGTCACCAACCTGTCCGGCAAGGCGCAGGACGTGAAGGTGACGCTCAACGCGGAGTCACTGCCGGTGCCAGGGCTGGTGATGCCCGCGGCGGCCACTTCGCCGCTTCAGCTGCTGGGCAAGAGCGAGGGCACGGCGCGGGTGGCGGACGGCAAGTCCCACACCTTCGTCTTCCAGGCCCGCGCGGTGCAGGCGGTGGGCGCGGCGCGGCTGTCGGTGACGGTGGAGGGCGGCGGCTACACCTCGAGTGAGTCGCTGGACGTGCCGCTGTCTCCGGCGGGCCCGCGCGAGCGCCTGGTGCAGCAGATTGAACTGGCGCAGGGGACGACGGACGTCTCGCAGTACCTCCAGGGCTGGGTGCCCACGACGGAGCGCTCCACGCTGTGGGTGACGGCCAATCCGTACGCGCGCTCGCTGCAGCACCTCGCGTACCTGGCGCGCTATCCCTACGGCTGCGTGGAGCAGACGACGTCCGCCACCCGTCCGTTGCTGTACGTGTCCGAGCTGGTGAACGACGTGGACCCCACGCTGACCCAGGGCGGGACCGTGGGCGACATGGTGCTGTCGGGCATCAACCGCATCCTGGCCATGCAGACGCCGTCGGGCGGCTTCGGCTACTGGCCGGGCGCCACGGAGCCGGTGGGCTGGGGCTCGGCGTACGCCGCGCACATGCTGCTGGACGCGCAGAAGCTGAAGTACCCCGTGCCGCAGGACCGGCTGAACGACGCGCTCACGTGGATGTCCACCGAGCTGAACAAGCTCGAGAGCCGCCAGGGCCGCGACGACATGTACACGGACAGCGCGGAGGCCTACATGCACTACGTCCTCTCCGTGGCCGGCAAGGGCCGCAAGGCGCGTGTGCAGAAGATGGTGGACGCGCTGTCGGAGCGGGCGAAGCAGAAGGCGCTCACGGGCGAGGAGCAGGAGCGTGACTACATGCTCAAGGCCTCGTTGTGGCTGGCGGGCGACCGGCGCTACGAGAAGGAGCTGCGCAACCCCGACCTGTCGCCCGTCACCGAGGAGCGGAAGAACGACTGGTCCTTCTACTCCGACCGGCGCCGCCGTGGCTTCATGCTGAGCACCTACCAGGACTTGTTCGGCAAGGACGCGGCGGGTGAGCCGCTGGCGCGCATGGTGGCCGAATCGCTCCAGGCGCACTCCAGCGGCTGGTACACGACGCAGGAGTTGGTGTGGGGCATCACCGGCCTGGGCAAGCGGCTGCAAGGGACGTCCACCCAGTTCTCCGCGCCGGTGCTCAAGGCGGACGGAAAGGTCATGACGCCGGTGCAGGACAAGACGGTGCGTTCGTCGGACCGGACGTGGTCCCTGGCCCGCGCCAGCGAGCGGCAGGGCCTTCAGTTGGAGGTGACGTCCAAGGACGAGGGCCGGCTGTACCTCGTGCTCAGCAGCGAGGGCGTGCGCTCGGACAGCAAGCCCCGCACGGGCGGCGAGGGCCTGGCGCTCACGCGCACCTGGCGCAAGCTGGACGGCACGGTGCTGGCCATGGGGCAGGCGCCGGTGGCGTTGGCGGACCTCGTCTACGTGGAGCTGGAGATTCGCAACACGACGGGCGAGCGCGTGCAGAACATCGCCCTGGTGGACCGGCTGCCGGCGGGCTGGGAAATCGAGAACGCGCGCCTGGGCCGGGGTGGCTCCACCGACTGGGTGGACCCTGCGTCGCTGTGGTCCGCGGACTACGTGAACATCCGCGATGACCGGATGGAGGTCTTCGGCAGCCTGGGGCCTCGCGAGTCGAAGAAGGTCGTCTACGCGGTGCGCGCGGTGACGGCGGGTTCCTTCACCCTGCCGTCGGCGGAGGCGGAGGCCATGTATGACCCGCGCCTGTGGGCTCGTGAGCCGGGCCGGACGATTCAGGTGTCCGGGCCGTGGAAGGACAACCTGCTGTAG
- a CDS encoding CotH kinase family protein, whose amino-acid sequence MMTPSRLLLCLPLLSLWACDGLQAERPPLIQDPPGVENPQTPPGEEEPPPTQPPPVDPPPIDPPPVDPPPEPPPPVPETERPFVMPPVQTSVPQYELIIPEETMRMFEADPWTPEQDGLFKANGTTYRVQVRLRGASARFFPKKSWNVSFEDGVRFEGRTSLNLVAEYADATLLAEKIAFDLLEAMRVPASKGTLVRLNVNGAYQGVFLEIEQVNKAFLRAHSYADTDGTIYRCGWKDCEFKMAKVPYQGDWAKKTNESQPDDKLWEMVGAINHTPEPQFVSEMEKRFELEHYLRAMVMDALMSNNYVEDSESYFIYDRAVARWSYVPWDLNNVDSRWWYPISVEEMSQSTRNMRHPLFSFTLTDAWVAKMYEQRKLETASYPGYLPVFSNLATRVVMNPVLRERLEARLDKAMDELFTSEVMGAHIDKLHALIDPHMRDDPFMDYGRFTAGRAYLKRYVRERRDFIFKELERLAQQQPTLVLEAVHPREGWVEVGNRTSAPLSLAGMVLTTQLRISLAQSPSHLHTQVRAPFGAVLPELTVAPRQRVRLNAAQLGIQMPANGEIGLFDGRSVVGVKDLLFYGDLGAGKRYERGSRGWEVR is encoded by the coding sequence TTGATGACTCCTTCTCGATTGCTGCTGTGTCTGCCGCTGCTGAGCCTGTGGGCCTGTGATGGACTCCAGGCGGAGCGGCCACCGCTCATCCAGGACCCTCCGGGCGTGGAGAATCCGCAAACGCCCCCTGGCGAGGAGGAGCCGCCGCCGACGCAGCCGCCACCGGTGGACCCGCCTCCCATCGACCCGCCGCCGGTGGATCCACCTCCGGAGCCGCCACCGCCCGTGCCGGAGACGGAGCGGCCCTTTGTGATGCCGCCCGTGCAGACGTCGGTGCCGCAGTACGAGCTCATCATCCCCGAAGAGACGATGCGGATGTTCGAGGCGGACCCTTGGACGCCGGAGCAGGACGGCCTCTTCAAGGCGAACGGGACGACGTACCGCGTGCAGGTGCGCCTGCGGGGCGCCTCCGCGCGCTTCTTCCCGAAGAAGAGCTGGAACGTGAGCTTCGAGGACGGCGTGCGCTTCGAGGGGAGGACGTCACTCAACCTCGTGGCCGAGTATGCGGACGCGACGCTGCTGGCGGAGAAGATTGCCTTCGACCTGCTGGAGGCCATGCGCGTCCCCGCGTCGAAGGGCACGCTGGTGCGGCTCAACGTCAACGGCGCGTACCAGGGCGTGTTCCTGGAAATCGAGCAGGTGAACAAGGCGTTCCTGCGGGCGCACTCCTACGCCGACACGGATGGAACCATCTACCGGTGTGGCTGGAAGGACTGCGAATTCAAGATGGCGAAGGTGCCGTACCAGGGTGACTGGGCGAAGAAGACGAACGAGTCCCAGCCGGACGACAAGCTCTGGGAGATGGTGGGCGCCATCAACCACACGCCCGAGCCCCAGTTCGTCAGTGAAATGGAGAAGCGCTTCGAGCTGGAGCACTACCTGCGCGCCATGGTGATGGACGCGCTGATGTCCAACAACTACGTGGAGGACTCGGAGAGCTACTTCATCTACGACCGCGCGGTGGCCAGGTGGTCCTACGTCCCGTGGGACCTCAACAACGTGGACTCGCGCTGGTGGTACCCCATCAGCGTGGAGGAGATGAGCCAGAGCACGCGCAACATGCGCCATCCGCTGTTCAGCTTCACCCTCACCGACGCCTGGGTGGCGAAGATGTACGAGCAGCGCAAGCTGGAGACGGCCTCGTACCCCGGCTACCTGCCGGTGTTCTCCAACCTGGCCACCCGCGTGGTGATGAACCCCGTGCTGCGCGAGCGGCTGGAGGCGCGGCTGGACAAGGCGATGGACGAGCTCTTCACCAGCGAGGTGATGGGCGCGCACATCGACAAGCTGCACGCGCTCATCGACCCGCACATGCGTGACGACCCCTTCATGGACTACGGCCGCTTCACCGCGGGCCGCGCCTATCTGAAGCGCTACGTGCGCGAGCGCCGCGACTTCATCTTCAAGGAGCTGGAGCGGCTCGCGCAGCAGCAACCCACGTTGGTGCTGGAGGCCGTCCACCCGCGTGAAGGCTGGGTGGAGGTGGGCAACCGCACCTCGGCGCCCCTTTCCCTGGCGGGCATGGTGCTGACGACGCAACTGCGCATCAGCCTGGCGCAGAGCCCCAGCCACCTGCACACGCAGGTGCGTGCCCCCTTCGGCGCGGTGCTGCCGGAGCTGACGGTGGCCCCCAGGCAGCGCGTCCGCCTCAACGCCGCGCAGTTGGGCATCCAGATGCCCGCCAACGGCGAGATTGGCCTCTTCGACGGGCGCTCCGTGGTGGGCGTGAAGGACCTGCTCTTCTACGGCGACCTGGGCGCGGGCAAGCGCTACGAGCGCGGCTCGCGGGGCTGGGAAGTGCGCTGA
- a CDS encoding phospholipase D-like domain-containing protein, which yields MNAFEVDAILTSILDDRRLTPTERQALQAVLAERRAGEALLTLFRSRAFALARASMKDARSREIISWLEETVQALHAPQPELTSRMEAHFSPGEGPLNAIVQQIQSARGSIDVCVFTVTDDRITRALLDAHRRGGRVRIVSDDDKAMDPGSDMERLGDAGIPIRLDRTSAHMHHKFAVFDRLRLVTGSYNWTRSAAEYNHENVLVSDDARLVQPFNRAFDALWETLD from the coding sequence ATGAATGCCTTTGAAGTCGACGCCATCCTGACGTCCATTCTCGACGACCGGCGGCTGACCCCCACCGAGCGGCAGGCGTTGCAGGCCGTCCTGGCGGAGCGGCGGGCTGGCGAGGCCCTGCTCACCCTCTTCCGCTCCCGGGCCTTCGCCCTGGCGCGAGCGTCGATGAAGGACGCACGCTCCCGGGAGATCATCTCCTGGCTGGAGGAGACGGTGCAGGCGCTGCACGCGCCCCAGCCCGAGCTGACGTCGCGCATGGAGGCGCACTTCTCTCCGGGCGAGGGGCCGCTCAACGCCATCGTCCAGCAAATCCAGTCGGCACGCGGCTCCATCGACGTCTGCGTCTTCACCGTGACGGATGACCGCATCACCCGCGCGCTGCTGGACGCCCACCGGCGCGGGGGGCGGGTGCGAATCGTGAGTGACGATGACAAGGCCATGGACCCGGGCTCCGACATGGAGCGGCTGGGGGACGCCGGCATCCCCATCCGCCTGGACAGGACGTCCGCGCACATGCACCACAAGTTCGCCGTGTTCGACCGGCTGAGGCTGGTGACGGGCAGCTACAACTGGACGCGCTCGGCCGCCGAGTACAACCACGAGAACGTCCTGGTATCCGACGACGCGCGGCTGGTGCAGCCCTTCAACCGCGCGTTCGACGCGCTGTGGGAGACGCTCGACTAG